One genomic window of Campylobacter fetus subsp. fetus includes the following:
- the murA gene encoding UDP-N-acetylglucosamine 1-carboxyvinyltransferase, protein MDYLEIKGGKKLFGSVYISGAKNAALPLIAMSILAKNDVVIRNIPQVADIKTLIKLLQNLGAVYKFENLDLVINTTTINSTKATYDIVRKMRASILVLGPLLARFGHCEVSLPGGCAIGARPIDLHLSALEKMGANIEIKDGYVIARAKDGLKGANIIFDKITVTGTENIVMAAALARGTTKILNAAKEPEVVQVCQILNDSGIKIEGIGTNELTIYGGGGELLNLNKICVIPDRIEAGTYLCAAAIAGGEITLKQVEPNHLVSVLGKLSDMGVNFELGDKSIKVISNAKLSPVQIITTEFPGFPTDMQAQFMALACVANGVSTIDERLFENRFMHASELNRMGADIKLNGHIATVSGVSLNGADVMATDLRASSALVLAALVANGTTRVHRIYHLDRGYENLEIKLQSLGADIKRLSE, encoded by the coding sequence ATGGATTATTTGGAGATAAAAGGTGGAAAAAAGCTATTTGGTAGCGTTTATATAAGCGGAGCAAAAAACGCCGCGCTTCCGCTTATTGCTATGAGTATTTTAGCAAAAAATGATGTTGTGATAAGAAATATTCCACAAGTTGCGGATATAAAAACGCTTATAAAACTTTTGCAAAACTTAGGCGCAGTTTATAAATTTGAAAACCTTGATTTAGTTATAAATACAACTACCATTAATTCTACAAAAGCTACATATGACATCGTACGTAAAATGCGAGCCTCTATACTTGTGTTAGGTCCTTTGTTAGCTAGATTTGGTCATTGTGAAGTTTCACTTCCTGGAGGCTGTGCGATTGGCGCTAGACCTATAGATCTCCATTTAAGTGCACTTGAAAAAATGGGTGCAAATATAGAAATAAAAGACGGTTATGTTATAGCAAGAGCAAAAGACGGCTTAAAAGGCGCAAATATAATATTTGATAAAATAACAGTTACTGGAACCGAAAATATAGTTATGGCAGCAGCTCTTGCAAGAGGAACGACTAAAATTTTAAACGCAGCAAAAGAACCTGAAGTCGTGCAAGTATGTCAAATTCTAAATGATAGCGGTATAAAAATAGAAGGTATCGGCACAAATGAACTTACTATTTATGGTGGCGGCGGTGAGTTATTAAATTTAAATAAAATATGCGTTATACCAGATAGAATCGAAGCTGGAACATATCTTTGCGCTGCTGCTATAGCAGGAGGAGAGATAACATTAAAACAAGTAGAGCCAAATCATTTGGTTTCTGTTTTAGGAAAATTAAGCGATATGGGCGTAAATTTTGAACTCGGAGATAAAAGTATCAAAGTCATATCGAATGCAAAATTAAGCCCCGTACAAATTATCACAACTGAATTTCCAGGATTTCCTACCGATATGCAAGCTCAATTTATGGCTTTAGCTTGCGTGGCAAATGGTGTAAGCACAATTGATGAAAGGCTATTTGAAAATCGTTTTATGCATGCAAGCGAATTAAATCGTATGGGTGCAGATATAAAATTAAACGGACACATAGCTACTGTTAGCGGCGTTAGCTTAAATGGAGCAGACGTAATGGCTACTGACTTAAGAGCGAGTTCGGCTCTTGTTCTAGCTGCTCTTGTAGCAAACGGAACTACTAGAGTTCATAGAATTTATCACTTAGACCGCGGTTATGAAAACTTAGAAATAAAACTTCAAAGCCTTGGAGCAGATATAAAAAGACTTAGCGAATAA
- a CDS encoding NlpC/P60 family protein, translating into MTLKTVIVGVAGAFIFAGCSFKTTPPTSQSAGKFHQYEFNNVYNVNLSKYINKKLGKDCSGFVSLVNQDSNSIYFNSSELDNFYDKEGRKSQAIFNLYKSQNKIYFIDPKPGDLVFFSNTTHNTKTSKQKKITHLGIIQDINSNGTISFVHNTSGKNIKSVMNLKYKNLHMINGKKVNAYIITKCQSKSCLVSNKFAGFGKVDKTLKIN; encoded by the coding sequence ATGACTTTAAAGACCGTGATAGTAGGAGTTGCCGGCGCTTTTATATTTGCTGGTTGTTCTTTTAAAACTACACCGCCTACAAGCCAGAGTGCAGGTAAATTTCATCAATATGAGTTCAATAACGTATATAACGTAAATTTAAGTAAATATATAAATAAAAAATTAGGCAAAGATTGTTCCGGATTTGTTAGTTTAGTAAATCAAGATAGTAATAGTATATATTTTAATTCTAGTGAGCTCGATAATTTTTATGATAAAGAAGGAAGAAAATCACAAGCTATTTTTAATTTATATAAATCACAAAATAAAATATATTTTATCGATCCTAAACCGGGCGATCTAGTATTTTTTAGTAACACTACTCACAACACAAAAACAAGCAAACAGAAAAAAATCACACATTTAGGTATTATTCAAGATATAAATTCTAACGGAACCATAAGTTTTGTTCATAATACAAGCGGAAAAAATATAAAAAGCGTTATGAATTTAAAATACAAAAATTTACATATGATAAACGGTAAAAAAGTAAATGCATATATTATTACAAAATGCCAATCAAAATCTTGCTTAGTATCCAATAAATTTGCCGGTTTTGGCAAAGTAGACAAAACTCTTAAAATAAACTAA
- the speA gene encoding biosynthetic arginine decarboxylase — MTNDYGLSLWGDSNFIIDSGKVCLNTDFKPAIIDIVKDIRDDGYRGPLLLRFPHLIKKQIVQVYSSFDRAKKEFEYSGSFNAVYPLKVNQYPGFVENLVKLGESYGYGLEAGSKAELLLAMAYNNYGAPITVNGFKDKELIDIGFIAAEMGHNITLTIEGLNELEAIIATAKERFTPKPSIGLRIRLHSSGTGVWAKSGGINSKFGLTSTELIEAVNLLKDNELIEQFTMIHFHIGSQINEIHPLKKALVEAGNIYAELRKMGASNLKAINLGGGLAIEYSQFKEHPSRNYTLKEYANDVVYLLKTIANQKNEIEPDIFIESGRYIAANHAVLVAPVLELFSQEYTEEKLVLKKNNPPLISELYDLYTSIKPSNAIEYLHDSIAHMESVLTLFDLGYVDLHDRSNSEILVHLIMKKAISMLGNKQNYAELLKIQEEVQERYLVNFSMFQSLPDFWGLGQNFPVMPLDRLDERPTLSASIWDITCDSDGEISFDANKNPLFLHDVDVEKEQYFLGFFLVGAYQEVLGMKHNLFTHPTEATVFLNDSGSYEIKNILESQSIMDILEDLDYDIHAIRDILNERIENSTLVDEKQKKHILGELYLFLNDNGYLKTIG, encoded by the coding sequence ATGACAAATGATTATGGACTTAGTTTATGGGGAGACTCAAATTTCATCATAGATAGCGGAAAAGTATGCCTAAACACTGATTTTAAACCTGCCATAATCGATATAGTAAAAGATATAAGAGATGATGGATATAGAGGTCCTTTATTACTTAGATTTCCTCATCTTATTAAAAAACAGATTGTTCAAGTTTATTCTAGTTTCGACAGAGCCAAAAAAGAGTTTGAGTACTCAGGAAGCTTCAACGCCGTTTATCCGCTGAAAGTAAATCAATACCCAGGTTTCGTGGAAAATCTAGTAAAATTAGGCGAGTCATATGGATACGGTTTGGAAGCCGGAAGTAAAGCAGAGCTTTTGCTAGCTATGGCTTACAATAACTACGGAGCTCCTATTACCGTAAATGGATTTAAAGATAAAGAGCTTATAGATATAGGATTTATCGCTGCTGAAATGGGGCATAACATCACTCTTACCATAGAAGGACTAAATGAGCTTGAAGCTATAATCGCAACGGCAAAAGAGAGATTTACTCCAAAACCAAGCATAGGGCTTCGCATAAGACTTCATAGTAGCGGAACTGGTGTTTGGGCAAAAAGCGGCGGTATAAACTCCAAATTTGGATTAACTTCAACAGAGCTCATTGAAGCCGTGAATTTGTTAAAAGACAACGAACTTATAGAGCAATTTACAATGATACATTTTCATATCGGAAGTCAGATAAACGAAATTCATCCTCTTAAAAAAGCTCTTGTAGAAGCTGGTAATATATATGCAGAGCTTAGAAAAATGGGAGCTTCAAATTTAAAAGCTATAAATTTAGGCGGCGGTTTAGCTATAGAGTATTCCCAATTTAAAGAGCATCCTAGCAGAAACTATACACTAAAAGAGTATGCAAACGACGTTGTTTATCTGCTAAAAACAATAGCAAATCAAAAAAACGAAATCGAACCGGATATTTTTATAGAAAGCGGTAGATATATAGCTGCAAATCACGCTGTTTTGGTTGCTCCCGTGCTTGAGTTATTTAGTCAAGAATACACAGAAGAAAAACTAGTACTAAAAAAGAATAACCCTCCTCTTATAAGCGAGCTTTACGATCTTTATACTAGTATAAAACCTAGCAATGCTATAGAGTATCTTCATGATAGCATTGCTCATATGGAAAGCGTTTTGACGCTATTTGACCTTGGTTATGTAGATTTGCATGATCGCTCGAATTCAGAGATTTTAGTTCACCTAATTATGAAAAAAGCTATTTCCATGCTTGGTAACAAACAAAATTACGCAGAACTTCTTAAAATTCAAGAAGAAGTTCAAGAAAGATACTTAGTGAATTTCTCTATGTTTCAAAGTTTGCCTGATTTTTGGGGTCTTGGACAGAACTTCCCTGTAATGCCTCTTGATAGACTTGATGAGCGCCCTACTTTATCTGCGTCTATTTGGGATATCACTTGTGATAGCGATGGAGAGATAAGCTTTGATGCAAATAAAAATCCGCTATTTTTACACGATGTAGATGTAGAAAAAGAGCAGTATTTCTTAGGATTTTTCTTAGTTGGAGCATATCAAGAGGTGCTTGGTATGAAACATAATCTTTTTACCCACCCGACGGAAGCGACTGTATTTTTAAATGATAGCGGTAGTTATGAGATTAAAAATATACTTGAATCTCAGTCTATCATGGATATTTTGGAAGATTTGGATTATGATATACATGCTATTAGAGATATTCTAAATGAAAGAATAGAAAACTCTACGCTAGTTGATGAAAAACAGAAAAAACATATTTTAGGGGAATTATATCTGTTTTTAAATGACAATGGCTACTTAAAAACTATAGGATAA
- the flgA gene encoding flagellar basal body P-ring formation chaperone FlgA, which yields MPQDFSSYKLKDIFILSIRSNDGNFRALYEMPNKLNKSIFFKFKIDANVNVLVAIKDIDRDHILNLSDYEQKSVSLKEYDKEALKEAPKNIKLITRTRIKRGKILTNRQFKTLSDIKKGDLINAVLKDGALNIEVLVTALEDGNVGDIIQVRNENNQVFKANVISKNRVLIR from the coding sequence TTGCCGCAAGATTTTTCTTCATATAAGCTAAAAGATATTTTTATATTATCTATTAGAAGTAATGATGGAAACTTTAGGGCTCTTTATGAAATGCCAAATAAACTAAATAAAAGCATATTTTTTAAATTTAAAATAGACGCCAACGTAAATGTTTTAGTTGCTATAAAAGATATAGATAGAGATCATATATTAAATTTAAGCGATTATGAACAAAAAAGTGTAAGCTTAAAAGAGTATGACAAAGAGGCGCTAAAAGAAGCTCCGAAAAATATAAAACTTATAACAAGAACTAGAATTAAACGAGGTAAAATTCTGACAAATAGACAGTTTAAAACATTAAGCGATATAAAAAAAGGCGATTTGATAAATGCGGTTTTAAAAGATGGAGCTTTAAATATTGAAGTATTGGTAACTGCGTTAGAAGACGGTAACGTAGGAGATATAATCCAAGTTAGAAACGAAAACAACCAAGTTTTTAAAGCTAACGTTATTTCGAAAAATAGAGTTTTAATAAGGTAA
- the cysE gene encoding serine O-acetyltransferase produces the protein MSFWNIIKEDLNQPKVQDPAYRCCVELIFNYPGVWAIVNYRFTHFLWEKNWHKLARILAGISNFLTRVDLHPAAKIGRRVFIDHATGVVIGETAIIGDDCLIYQGVTLGGVSLEKGKRHPTLEDGVVVGAGAKILGNITIGKGSKIGANSVVVKDVGANCTAVGVPARAVGGCAQPFEHNKLPDITKEMLGYLIKKLEILEKEVAKSSDNIIKPDIELDELYKQYIKSIKE, from the coding sequence ATGAGCTTTTGGAATATTATAAAAGAAGATTTAAATCAGCCAAAGGTGCAAGATCCAGCTTATAGATGTTGTGTAGAGCTTATATTTAACTATCCTGGTGTTTGGGCTATAGTAAATTATCGTTTTACTCATTTTTTATGGGAAAAAAATTGGCATAAATTAGCTAGAATTTTAGCCGGTATAAGTAATTTTCTCACAAGGGTAGATCTTCATCCGGCCGCAAAAATAGGCAGAAGAGTTTTCATAGATCACGCAACTGGAGTAGTAATAGGTGAAACTGCGATTATAGGAGATGATTGTTTGATATATCAAGGAGTTACTCTTGGTGGAGTAAGTCTTGAAAAAGGAAAGCGCCACCCTACTTTAGAAGATGGAGTAGTTGTAGGGGCTGGAGCTAAAATACTTGGAAATATAACTATAGGAAAAGGCTCTAAGATAGGAGCAAATTCAGTTGTAGTAAAAGATGTAGGTGCTAATTGTACTGCCGTAGGAGTTCCTGCTAGAGCAGTTGGCGGATGTGCTCAACCTTTTGAGCACAATAAGCTTCCAGATATAACAAAAGAGATGTTGGGATACCTTATAAAAAAATTAGAAATACTTGAAAAAGAAGTTGCAAAAAGTAGCGATAATATCATAAAACCAGATATCGAATTAGACGAATTATATAAACAATACATAAAATCAATCAAGGAGTGA
- the coaD gene encoding pantetheine-phosphate adenylyltransferase → MNKSCIYPGTFDPITNGHMDVIKRACRVFDNVIVAVALNESKTPYFCYEERISLAKTATKDIPKVSVIGFDNLLVDFAKSKGINTVVRGLRAVSDFEYELQIGYANASLWSEFETVYFMPSLKNAFISSSIVRSVLKHGGDIGSLVPTSVLEEIKGKLC, encoded by the coding sequence ATGAATAAATCTTGTATATATCCCGGCACGTTTGATCCTATTACAAATGGTCACATGGATGTCATAAAAAGAGCTTGCAGGGTTTTTGATAATGTTATAGTAGCAGTTGCGTTAAACGAGAGTAAAACGCCTTATTTTTGTTATGAAGAGCGAATCAGCTTAGCAAAAACAGCCACTAAAGATATACCAAAAGTAAGTGTTATAGGTTTTGATAATCTGCTTGTGGATTTTGCTAAATCAAAAGGTATAAATACGGTAGTTCGCGGTCTTAGAGCAGTTAGCGACTTTGAGTACGAGCTTCAGATCGGATACGCAAACGCCTCTCTTTGGAGCGAGTTTGAAACTGTATATTTTATGCCGAGTTTAAAAAATGCTTTTATATCAAGCTCTATCGTAAGATCCGTGCTAAAGCATGGAGGAGATATAGGAAGTTTAGTTCCTACTAGCGTGTTAGAAGAGATCAAAGGAAAATTATGTTAG
- a CDS encoding molybdopterin molybdotransferase MoeA, producing MDVKSVFETISNLKPVENYEFISLDTAFGRVLASDIIAVKPLPAFDNSALDGYAFNYNDRKNPLLIKGTIFAGDKKEYRIEKNECYKIMTGAIFPTRSDTVMMVEDESFDENGYLIIKDNVKKDNARKMAGEEAKIGDILLYKNELLTPANIMLLAAQGISYVKVFSNLKIAIFSSGDEINEPWQNSDERSIYNANAFGVLAMLKQNGFDAEYKGILKDEKNILKEQIKNAKNYDVLITSGGASKGEADFMQSVLLELGFKEIFSSIDVRPAKPTKLYQNDSQIVFILPGNPMACFMGCFLSVVPAIKKLCGFNEFLHKTYKAKFKGNLKLKPTRANIVIGRYENGEFIVTNENKFSPAMIIPISISNAIYISSIGEGEISDQEIVEIYKLS from the coding sequence ATGGATGTTAAAAGCGTATTTGAAACAATTTCAAATTTAAAACCGGTGGAAAATTATGAGTTTATCAGTTTAGATACGGCTTTTGGAAGAGTTCTAGCTAGCGACATTATCGCCGTTAAACCCTTACCTGCTTTTGATAACTCGGCTCTTGATGGATATGCTTTTAATTATAATGATAGAAAAAATCCTCTTTTGATAAAAGGAACTATATTTGCAGGCGATAAAAAAGAGTATCGCATAGAAAAGAATGAATGTTATAAAATAATGACCGGAGCTATTTTTCCAACTAGATCAGATACCGTAATGATGGTAGAAGATGAGAGTTTTGATGAAAATGGATATCTTATTATAAAAGACAACGTAAAAAAAGATAATGCCAGAAAAATGGCTGGAGAAGAAGCTAAGATAGGCGATATTTTACTGTATAAAAACGAACTGCTAACTCCTGCTAACATCATGCTTTTGGCAGCTCAAGGTATCAGCTATGTAAAAGTTTTTTCAAATTTGAAAATAGCTATTTTTAGCAGTGGAGATGAGATAAACGAACCATGGCAAAACTCTGATGAAAGATCTATTTATAATGCAAATGCTTTTGGAGTGCTTGCTATGTTGAAACAAAATGGATTTGATGCTGAGTACAAAGGTATATTAAAAGATGAGAAAAATATCCTAAAAGAGCAGATAAAAAATGCGAAGAATTACGATGTTTTGATTACTAGCGGAGGTGCTAGTAAAGGAGAAGCGGATTTTATGCAAAGCGTACTTTTAGAACTAGGATTCAAAGAGATATTTTCAAGTATCGATGTGCGTCCGGCCAAACCTACAAAACTATACCAAAACGATTCACAAATAGTATTTATTTTACCAGGAAATCCGATGGCGTGTTTTATGGGATGCTTTTTATCTGTCGTTCCTGCTATAAAAAAACTTTGCGGATTTAATGAATTTTTACATAAAACATACAAAGCTAAATTTAAAGGAAATTTAAAACTCAAACCTACTCGTGCAAATATTGTAATAGGTCGTTATGAAAACGGTGAGTTTATAGTGACAAATGAAAATAAATTTAGTCCTGCGATGATAATACCTATATCTATCTCTAATGCGATATATATTTCAAGTATCGGAGAAGGCGAAATTTCTGACCAAGAAATAGTTGAAATATATAAATTATCTTGA
- a CDS encoding pyridoxal phosphate-dependent aminotransferase, which yields MLSKKIGVLSESLTIAISSKAKEMKANGQDVISFSAGEPDFDTPNVIKEAVKRALDSGCGKYTPVPGRPEVLKAIATKLKRDNNLEYKTNQIVTNVGAKHSLFNIFQCIIDDGDEVIMASPYWVSYPEIVKFSGGKPVIIETDESSKFKLTSEALKKAITPKTKAIVLNSPSNPCGGVYTKAELQAIAKVLEGTDIIVLSDEIYEKLTFNGEFVATASISPDMFKRTITINGLSKCGAMPGWRFGYMASVIDDLVAAVKKLQSQSTSNISSLVQDGAIPALLGEADKDIEFMRSKFIERRDYAVAALNAIKGLNVVKPDGAFYLFVSCKDIESDSVKFCKDMLENALVATVPGVGFGMDGYFRLSFACDMDSIKKGIDRIAKFVESYKK from the coding sequence ATGTTATCTAAGAAGATTGGAGTACTTTCAGAGAGCCTAACCATAGCTATTAGCTCAAAAGCAAAAGAGATGAAGGCAAACGGGCAAGATGTCATAAGTTTTAGCGCAGGCGAACCTGACTTTGATACCCCAAATGTTATAAAAGAAGCCGTAAAAAGAGCATTAGACTCTGGTTGTGGAAAATATACTCCGGTGCCAGGACGCCCTGAAGTATTAAAAGCTATAGCTACAAAGCTAAAAAGAGACAACAACTTAGAGTACAAAACAAATCAAATTGTTACAAACGTAGGAGCAAAACACTCTTTGTTCAATATCTTTCAGTGCATTATAGATGATGGAGATGAAGTTATAATGGCTTCTCCATACTGGGTAAGCTATCCTGAGATAGTTAAATTTAGCGGCGGAAAACCAGTTATAATAGAAACTGATGAAAGCAGTAAATTTAAACTCACAAGCGAAGCTTTAAAAAAAGCTATCACTCCAAAAACAAAAGCTATCGTACTAAACAGTCCTAGCAATCCATGCGGCGGCGTTTATACAAAAGCTGAGCTTCAAGCTATAGCGAAAGTTTTAGAAGGTACAGATATCATTGTTTTAAGCGATGAAATTTATGAAAAGCTTACATTTAACGGTGAGTTCGTAGCCACAGCTAGCATAAGTCCCGATATGTTTAAACGTACTATAACTATAAACGGTCTTAGCAAGTGCGGAGCGATGCCGGGCTGGAGATTTGGATATATGGCTAGCGTTATAGATGATCTTGTTGCAGCAGTTAAAAAATTACAAAGCCAAAGCACTAGTAATATCTCTAGTCTCGTTCAAGACGGAGCCATACCTGCTTTGCTTGGTGAAGCAGATAAAGATATAGAGTTTATGCGATCTAAATTTATAGAAAGACGCGACTACGCAGTAGCTGCATTAAACGCTATAAAAGGACTTAACGTCGTAAAACCAGACGGTGCATTTTATCTATTCGTAAGTTGTAAAGATATCGAGTCTGACTCTGTGAAATTTTGTAAAGATATGCTAGAAAACGCACTTGTAGCCACTGTTCCTGGCGTGGGATTCGGTATGGATGGATACTTTAGATTAAGTTTTGCTTGCGATATGGATAGCATAAAAAAAGGGATCGACAGAATAGCTAAATTTGTAGAAAGCTATAAAAAATAG
- a CDS encoding glycosyltransferase family 2 protein codes for MSKISVIIPCFNARDYINECLESLLNQSLKEIEIIAINDGSSDDTIKILNEFANTDNRFIIIDQKNNGASAARNAGIEASSGEFIMFLDSDDFLSSNGILNKLYNIALNLDADIVFGDFNYYKNGEIKYQKNYICNEGIVDKERFLFDYFTLNPSKSTFPTVCAKIIKTEILKNNNLKFLKDVFIAEDANLNAKIIWLANKIAKLNDPIYNYRIGDNNSSKKFKLKHFTDVRAVEMDLRNFFSKFNLLKTQKAYLECYFLILRYNAALTMKPYSFDDYEKAIKFACADIKNSFKSDGFTLLNKRLKILFYLYKFSCNYKIYAKLLSFIFKIRH; via the coding sequence GTGTCGAAAATCAGCGTGATAATCCCTTGCTTTAATGCAAGGGATTATATAAATGAGTGCTTAGAATCACTACTAAATCAAAGTTTAAAAGAGATAGAAATAATAGCGATCAATGATGGAAGCAGTGATGATACTATAAAGATTTTAAATGAATTTGCCAATACCGATAACCGTTTTATTATCATAGATCAAAAAAATAATGGCGCAAGCGCAGCTAGAAATGCAGGAATAGAAGCTAGCAGTGGTGAGTTTATAATGTTTTTAGATAGCGATGATTTTCTAAGCTCAAATGGAATTTTAAATAAGCTTTATAATATCGCTTTAAATTTAGATGCAGATATCGTATTTGGTGATTTTAATTACTATAAAAACGGTGAAATAAAATATCAAAAAAACTATATTTGTAATGAAGGAATAGTAGATAAAGAGCGATTTTTGTTTGATTATTTCACTTTAAATCCATCTAAAAGTACTTTTCCTACGGTATGTGCAAAGATAATCAAAACCGAAATTTTAAAGAATAACAATTTAAAATTCTTAAAAGACGTTTTTATAGCCGAAGATGCGAATTTAAATGCTAAAATTATATGGCTAGCAAACAAAATCGCAAAATTAAACGATCCGATTTATAACTACAGAATCGGAGATAATAATAGTTCAAAAAAATTTAAACTTAAACATTTTACCGATGTTAGAGCCGTAGAAATGGATTTAAGAAATTTCTTTTCTAAATTTAACCTTTTAAAAACTCAAAAAGCTTATCTGGAATGTTATTTTCTCATTTTAAGATATAACGCGGCGCTAACTATGAAACCATATAGTTTTGATGATTATGAAAAAGCTATTAAATTTGCTTGTGCGGATATAAAAAACAGTTTTAAAAGCGATGGATTTACACTGCTTAACAAGAGATTAAAAATACTATTTTATCTATATAAATTTAGTTGTAACTACAAAATATATGCGAAATTATTAAGTTTTATATTCAAAATCAGACATTAA
- the tmk gene encoding dTMP kinase → MLVNFEGVDGVGKSTQISLLKEFRNDAVITKEPGGTEFGLMVRDYLLKNASKISNKTEIFLFLADRAEHYEKVLKPNYANLVLNDRSFVSGMAYAMANDSSLDIGLLLDLNKFALNGDLGDKFVFLKADEILLRNRLFSRGTSDEIEMRGIEYLMRVQGFMSIILSDLKFDVLEIDASLEVLEIQEKIRKFI, encoded by the coding sequence ATGTTAGTAAATTTTGAAGGAGTTGATGGCGTCGGAAAATCAACTCAAATTTCACTTTTAAAAGAGTTTAGAAATGACGCCGTGATAACAAAAGAGCCCGGAGGCACAGAGTTTGGGCTTATGGTTAGGGATTATTTACTTAAAAATGCAAGTAAGATTTCCAATAAAACCGAAATTTTTTTGTTTTTAGCCGATCGTGCCGAACATTATGAAAAAGTCCTAAAACCCAACTATGCAAATCTCGTTTTAAACGATAGAAGCTTTGTTTCTGGTATGGCTTATGCTATGGCAAATGATAGCTCTTTAGATATCGGCTTACTTTTGGATCTAAATAAATTTGCGTTAAACGGTGATCTTGGAGATAAATTCGTATTTTTAAAAGCCGATGAAATACTGCTTAGAAATAGACTATTTAGTCGTGGAACTAGTGATGAGATAGAGATGCGCGGGATTGAGTATTTAATGAGAGTTCAAGGATTTATGAGTATAATACTTTCCGATTTAAAGTTTGATGTTTTGGAAATCGATGCCTCGCTTGAGGTTCTTGAAATTCAAGAAAAAATAAGGAAATTTATATGA
- the hisS gene encoding histidine--tRNA ligase: MINALRGMKDLLDSDGKLYKFIVETCEQITKNYGYELCETPKMEETSLFKRSVGESSDIVGKEMYQFIDKGGNDVCLRPEGTAGVVRAFIEAKFDKAGGVKRYYYYGSMFRYERPQRGRLREFHQFGVECFGEASVYEDASVILMLNEILDKFGIETTLKINSLGDSECMPKYRQKLISFIDEKKDQLCEDCRRRLVTNPIRVLDCKKEHCQILLKNAPLITENLNEECYSEFEQLKDILTKNGVKFEVDGRLVRGLDYYCKTAFEFVSDEIGSKSAVAGGGRYDRLVDFLGGKSTPAVGWAMGIERIMEILKQKDMPNSRDGIYICALDKKYIDEIYKIGFKLRKNYKVEISYEAKSPNKHLNLADKKFAKLFLCMGEDEAKNGEIWYKNLENKNEKRIKILNLEGEL, translated from the coding sequence ATGATAAATGCTCTTCGTGGGATGAAAGACCTGCTTGATAGCGATGGAAAACTTTATAAATTTATAGTAGAAACTTGCGAACAAATAACAAAAAATTACGGATATGAACTATGCGAAACTCCAAAGATGGAAGAAACATCACTATTTAAAAGAAGCGTTGGTGAAAGTAGTGATATAGTCGGTAAAGAGATGTATCAGTTTATCGACAAAGGCGGCAACGATGTCTGCTTAAGACCAGAAGGAACTGCTGGAGTAGTTCGAGCTTTTATAGAAGCTAAATTTGACAAAGCCGGTGGAGTGAAGCGTTATTATTACTATGGCAGTATGTTTCGTTACGAAAGACCACAGCGCGGACGCTTAAGAGAGTTCCATCAATTTGGCGTGGAGTGTTTTGGAGAAGCAAGCGTTTATGAAGATGCAAGCGTCATACTTATGTTAAACGAAATTTTAGATAAATTTGGTATAGAAACTACATTAAAGATAAATTCTCTTGGCGATAGTGAATGTATGCCAAAATACAGACAAAAATTAATTTCTTTTATAGATGAAAAAAAAGATCAATTGTGCGAGGATTGTCGTCGTAGACTTGTTACAAATCCTATTAGGGTATTAGACTGTAAAAAAGAACATTGCCAAATACTGCTTAAAAATGCACCGCTTATAACTGAAAATTTAAACGAAGAGTGTTACAGTGAATTTGAACAACTAAAAGACATTTTAACTAAAAATGGAGTTAAATTTGAAGTAGATGGAAGACTTGTTCGAGGGCTTGATTACTACTGTAAAACCGCGTTTGAGTTTGTAAGCGATGAAATAGGCTCTAAAAGTGCGGTAGCAGGAGGTGGAAGATATGATAGATTAGTCGATTTTTTAGGCGGAAAATCTACTCCTGCAGTAGGCTGGGCTATGGGAATAGAACGTATAATGGAGATATTAAAACAAAAAGATATGCCTAATTCTAGAGATGGTATTTATATCTGTGCTTTAGATAAAAAATATATAGATGAAATTTATAAAATAGGCTTTAAACTCAGGAAAAACTATAAAGTAGAGATATCTTATGAAGCCAAAAGTCCAAATAAACATCTAAATTTAGCAGATAAAAAATTTGCTAAACTATTTTTATGCATGGGTGAAGATGAAGCCAAAAACGGTGAAATTTGGTATAAAAATTTAGAAAATAAAAATGAAAAGCGTATAAAGATTTTAAATTTAGAAGGTGAATTATGA